Proteins from a single region of Papaver somniferum cultivar HN1 unplaced genomic scaffold, ASM357369v1 unplaced-scaffold_11, whole genome shotgun sequence:
- the LOC113328528 gene encoding L-type lectin-domain containing receptor kinase IX.1-like, with product MGFHCKASKNSHLHSSILLFQIIKILLVLPKPTNSISFNFPNFAKNDSRINFQGDSFRNGSVIEVTRTDANLFTQLNGSIGRAVYAEAIQLWDATTGRKTDFDTQFSFIIDGHNAITSGDGMAFFLAPFGTILPPYSWGHALGLLNQDISLKPLAENQIVAVEFDSFRNHFDLNSDHVGINVNSVLSETTVLLANGSIRDGRKANAWVTYNSTTTNLSVILSYGENPVFNGSFTLNHVVDLSKVLPEQITVGFSASTGIVFEDHKLLSWQFNSTLELIHTRRDNKTSEGQADINGEGNADLSMNDAFENGTGPKRFSYKELINATSNFNEGEKLGEGGFGGVYKGFLSDLNLNIAVKRVSQGSKQGKKEYQSEVKIISQLRHRNLVRLIGWCHEKNELLLVYEFMPNRSLDRHLFRGESVLSWDVRYKIAFGLASGLLYLHEEWEQCVVHRDIKPSNVMLDSNFNAKLGDFGLARLVDHDLDSQTTMLAGTMGYIAPEYISTSKASKESDVYSFGIVALEIACGTRGVKVDWIWELYQSGKIIEAADERLNKDFDEKKMERLLVLGLWCAHPDPTTRPSIRQVNHLLNYDTSMSNLPAKLPSPVYDSDPKMRICKHAFVSASGDNSNSLTKGSPCKCSRCSDTSLSQTSTNPSASSSDLLLHS from the exons ATGGGTTTCCATTGCAAAGCATCAAAAAATTCTCATCTTCATTCTTCAATATTATTATTTCAAATCATCAAGATACTATTAGTTCTTCCTAAACCTACAAATTCGATCTCCTTTAACTTCCCAAATTTCGCAAAGAATGATTCTCGAATAAATTTCCAAGGAGATTCATTCAGGAACGGGAGCGTCATTGAAGTCACCAGGACCGATGCTAATCTTTTCACTCAGCTTAATGGTAGTATAGGCCGTGCCGTATACGCAGAAGCTATACAACTTTGGGATGCAACCACTGGAAGGAAGACAGACTTTGATACACAATTCTCATTCATCATTGATGGACATAATGCGATTACTTCTGGTGATGGTATGGCTTTTTTTCTGGCACCTTTCGGGACTATACTTCCTCCATATTCTTGGGGTCACGCTCTTGGCTTACTAAATCAGGACATATCTCTAAAGCCTTTGGCGGAAAATCAAATTGTTGCGGTCGAGTTTGACAGTTTTAGAAACCATTTCGATCTAAATTCAGACCATGTTGGTATCAACGTTAACTCGGTACTATCTGAGACTACTGTGCTATTAGCAAATGGTAGTATAAGGGATGGAAGAAAAGCTAATGCTTGGGTAACTTATAATTCTACTACAACTAATTTGAGTGTTATTCTAAGTTATGGTGAAAATCCTGTTTTCAACGGGAGTTTTACTTTGAATCATGTTGTCGATCTAAGCAAAGTTCTACCTGAGCAGATTACTGTTGGATTTTCAGCATCCACCggcatagtttttgaagatcatAAACTCCTTTCCTGGCAATTCAATTCCACTTTAGAACTTATCCATACAAGAAGAGATAATaaaactagtgaaggacaagctGATATTAATGGAGAAG GAAATGCAGACTTGTCAATGAACGATGCATTTGAAAATGGAACAGGACCGAAGAGGTTCTCGTATAAAGAACTGATTAACGCAACGAGTAACTTCAATGAAGGAGAAAAACTTGGAGAGGGAGGATTTGGAGGAGTTTACAAAGGCTTCTTGAGTGATTTAAATTTGAATATAGCTGTTAAGAGAGTCTCACAAGGttcaaaacaaggaaaaaaagaaTACCAGTCGGAAGTGAAGATTATTAGCCAATTACGTCACCGAAATCTGGTTCGTCTCATAGGTTGGTGCCACGAAAAAAATGAATTACTTCTCGTTTATGAGTTCATGCCAAATCGTAGCCTTGACAGACATTTATTTCGAGGTGAAAGTGTTCTTTCTTGGGATGTCAGGTACAAAATAGCTTTTGGTTTGGCTTCTGGGTTGCTATATCTACATGAAGAGTGGGAACAATGTGTAGTTCACAGAGACATTAAACCAAGTAATGTCATGTTGGATTCAAATTTTAATGCTAAACTTGGTGATTTCGGTTTAGCAAGGCTTGTTGATCATGATCTAGATTCTCAGACAACGATGTTAGCCGGAACCATGGGTTACATAGCACCAGAATATATTTCTACGAGTAAAGCAAGTAAAGAATCAGATGTTTATAGCTTTGGAATCGTTGCACTCGAGATTGCTTGCGGAACTAGGGGTGTCAAAGTAGATTGGATTTGGGAACTCTACCAAAGTGGAAAGATCATTGAAGCTGCCGATGAGAGACTGAATAAGGACttcgatgaaaaaaaaatggaacgTTTGCTGGTCTTAGGATTATGGTGTGCCCATCCTGATCCTACAACTAGACCTTCTATTAGGCAAGTGAATCATCTTCTTAATTACGACACCTCAATGTCTAATCTTCCAGCAAAGCTGCCTTCTCCGGTATATGATAGTGATCCAAAAATGCGTATATGTAAGCATGCTTTTGTTTCAGCTTCTGGTGATAACTCGAATTCGCTGACAAAAGGTAGTCCATGCAAATGCAGTAGGTGTTCGGACACCAGTCTGTCCCAGACGTCGACGAACCCTTCTGCTTCCTCATCAGATCTTCTCTTACATTCTTAA